In Bacteroidales bacterium, a genomic segment contains:
- a CDS encoding AMP-binding protein yields MSEFKIINNQHNIAYYCTRHQCLTGNAAKTAFIWIDHTGKREVFTFEQLEKESNRYANVLSGMGIEKGDIVFTFLPKLPEQFFAFLGILKIQAVAGTLFSNFGEEALYDRLSDCGARVVITKKSLLKKILRALPRLEKLEFIFVIDEEENNEKVIGLPKLLAGASETFTITQTNPETPSVLHYTSGSTGKPKGVQHIHKSIHTQSQTTQEVLCLNENDLYWCTADQGWVTGTSYGIIGPWSLGISQLHYGGAYHAETWMKLIEEEKVTKWYTAPTALRMLMRENKTLFEKFSLKHLEHIFSVGEPLNPEINIWAKKVLGKEIYDTWFQTETGSIMISNRPGIEIKSGSMGKPVDDIHAEIISDTGEICSSSETGHLCLKTSWDSMFVDYLNNSKVYREKFKNGYYYSGDLAFKDEEGYLYFIGRNDDVINTAGHLISPFEIESVLLEIPEIAESAVIGAPDDILYEKVVAYIRLKDFHSWTDDLELRIRIFLSNRLSTIATPKDIKIIEEIPKNKSGKIMRRVLKAMYKGEDPGDISTLEI; encoded by the coding sequence ATGTCAGAATTTAAAATAATAAATAATCAGCACAATATTGCATACTATTGCACCCGGCATCAGTGTTTAACTGGAAATGCTGCGAAAACGGCCTTTATATGGATTGACCATACAGGAAAACGAGAGGTGTTTACGTTTGAGCAACTTGAAAAAGAAAGCAACCGTTATGCGAATGTATTATCGGGTATGGGAATAGAAAAAGGAGATATTGTTTTTACTTTTTTGCCCAAACTACCTGAACAATTTTTTGCTTTTCTCGGGATATTAAAAATACAGGCTGTTGCCGGGACATTATTTTCAAATTTTGGCGAAGAAGCGCTTTATGACCGTCTGAGCGACTGCGGCGCTAGAGTCGTGATAACAAAAAAAAGCCTGCTGAAAAAGATTTTACGCGCATTGCCACGTCTGGAAAAACTTGAATTTATTTTTGTCATTGATGAAGAAGAAAATAATGAAAAAGTTATAGGGCTTCCCAAATTGCTTGCCGGAGCATCTGAAACATTTACCATAACTCAGACGAACCCGGAGACACCCTCTGTCCTTCATTATACTTCAGGTTCAACGGGGAAACCCAAAGGCGTGCAACATATTCACAAGAGCATTCATACCCAAAGCCAGACAACACAGGAAGTCTTGTGCCTTAATGAAAATGATTTGTACTGGTGTACTGCCGACCAGGGATGGGTTACAGGAACATCCTATGGAATAATCGGGCCATGGAGCCTGGGCATTTCACAACTACATTATGGCGGGGCTTATCATGCCGAAACATGGATGAAGCTGATTGAAGAAGAAAAAGTTACAAAATGGTACACCGCACCCACAGCACTACGAATGCTGATGCGTGAAAACAAAACTCTTTTTGAAAAATTCAGCCTGAAACATCTTGAGCATATTTTTAGTGTCGGAGAACCATTAAATCCGGAAATAAATATTTGGGCTAAAAAAGTTTTGGGAAAGGAAATTTATGATACCTGGTTTCAAACGGAAACAGGCAGCATCATGATAAGCAACCGTCCGGGCATTGAAATCAAATCCGGCTCAATGGGAAAACCTGTTGATGATATTCATGCAGAAATTATTTCAGATACAGGAGAAATATGTTCTTCTTCTGAAACAGGGCATTTGTGTTTAAAAACTTCCTGGGATTCAATGTTTGTTGATTATCTGAACAACTCCAAAGTCTATAGAGAAAAATTTAAAAACGGGTATTATTATTCAGGGGATCTGGCTTTTAAGGACGAAGAAGGTTATTTGTATTTTATAGGTAGGAATGACGACGTTATAAATACGGCAGGGCATCTTATTAGCCCATTTGAAATTGAAAGTGTGTTGCTGGAAATCCCCGAGATTGCCGAGTCGGCAGTGATAGGCGCACCTGATGATATATTATACGAAAAGGTTGTCGCCTATATTCGGTTAAAAGATTTCCATTCGTGGACTGACGACCTTGAGCTGCGAATAAGGATATTTCTTTCAAACCGGCTATCTACCATTGCCACTCCTAAAGATATAAAAATTATTGAAGAAATCCCCAAAAATAAAAGTGGAAAAATAATGCGCAGGGTACTTAAAGCCATGTATAAAGGCGAAGACCCCGGAGATATTTCGACTCTGGAAATTTAA